A stretch of the Kushneria konosiri genome encodes the following:
- a CDS encoding class I SAM-dependent rRNA methyltransferase, whose product MTQRLRLKKNADRRLKAGHLWLYSNEIDIAETPLKDFEPGAQAIIEAANGRSMGVAYVNPNSLICARVVSRDTDVMLSRSLLVHRFKQALSLRERLYARPFYRLVHGEGDLLPGLVVDRFDDVVVIQLNTLGMEKVRDDIIDALNKVLSPRVIVLRGDTAGRRLEQLDEHVEIVQGELDGAVALEENGVRFETDVVSGQKTGWFFDHRDNRAWLNAQVAGKRVLDVFSYVGGWGVQAAASGALEVVCVDASSPALERVRHNAALNGVEDRVSTLQGDAFEVLAQLKAQGEVFDVIVLDPPAFIRKRKDISAGERAYGRLNREAIRLLGRDGLLMSASCSMHLASDRLIDVVRGSARHQDRHAQLIYQGHQGGDHPIHPSIPETAYLKAMGVRIFRD is encoded by the coding sequence GTGACCCAACGTCTTCGTCTCAAGAAAAATGCCGATCGTCGTCTCAAGGCGGGCCATCTATGGCTCTATTCCAATGAGATCGACATCGCCGAAACGCCGCTCAAGGACTTTGAACCGGGCGCTCAGGCCATCATCGAGGCGGCCAACGGGCGGTCCATGGGCGTGGCCTACGTCAATCCCAACTCCCTGATCTGCGCGCGCGTGGTCTCGCGCGATACCGATGTCATGCTCAGCCGTTCGCTGCTGGTGCACCGTTTCAAGCAGGCGCTCTCCCTGCGTGAGCGTCTGTATGCGCGCCCCTTCTACCGGCTGGTACATGGCGAAGGTGATCTGCTGCCCGGTCTGGTGGTGGACCGCTTCGATGATGTGGTGGTGATTCAGCTCAATACGCTGGGCATGGAGAAGGTGCGTGATGACATCATCGATGCGCTCAACAAGGTGCTTTCTCCGCGCGTGATTGTTCTGCGCGGCGACACTGCCGGCCGCCGGCTGGAGCAGCTCGATGAGCATGTCGAGATCGTTCAGGGCGAGCTTGATGGCGCCGTGGCGCTGGAAGAGAACGGCGTGCGTTTTGAAACCGATGTCGTGAGTGGACAGAAAACCGGCTGGTTCTTTGATCACCGCGATAACCGTGCCTGGCTCAATGCCCAGGTCGCGGGCAAGCGGGTGCTGGATGTGTTCAGCTACGTGGGTGGCTGGGGCGTTCAGGCTGCAGCCAGCGGTGCCTTGGAAGTGGTCTGTGTCGATGCCTCCAGCCCGGCGCTTGAGCGCGTCAGGCACAACGCTGCACTCAATGGCGTGGAAGATCGTGTCTCGACGCTTCAGGGCGATGCCTTTGAAGTGCTGGCCCAGCTCAAGGCCCAGGGTGAAGTCTTTGACGTGATCGTACTCGATCCGCCGGCATTCATTCGCAAGCGCAAGGACATCAGTGCCGGTGAGCGGGCCTACGGCCGACTCAACCGGGAAGCGATTCGTCTGCTGGGACGTGATGGGCTCCTGATGTCGGCGTCCTGCTCGATGCATCTGGCCAGCGATCGTCTTATTGACGTCGTACGCGGTTCGGCACGCCATCAGGATCGTCATGCCCAGCTGATCTATCAGGGCCACCAGGGCGGTGACCATCCCATCCATCCGTCCATCCCGGAAACGGCCTATCTCA
- the mutM gene encoding bifunctional DNA-formamidopyrimidine glycosylase/DNA-(apurinic or apyrimidinic site) lyase, translated as MPELPEVETTRRGIAPWVAGFEINEVIIRHQRLRIPVPEGLAEHLTGERVGEIERRAKYLLLPVAGGHLLWHLGMSGSLRLVEVGTEPRKHDHIDLVMSSGWVLRYHDPRRFGLVDFIKGDPLSDRRLASLGPEPLGDEFSGTHLYQRSRGKRVAVKNFIMDNATVVGVGNIYAAEALFMAGIDPRVEAGRVSRARYQRLAEAIRQVLAASIEQGGTTLRDFVSGHGEPGYFVQRLNVYGRGGEPCRVCGRELRSMTIGQRASVFCPHCQR; from the coding sequence ATGCCCGAGCTGCCTGAAGTTGAAACGACCCGCCGCGGTATTGCGCCGTGGGTGGCGGGTTTCGAGATCAATGAAGTCATCATTCGTCATCAACGTTTGCGTATTCCTGTGCCGGAAGGCCTGGCCGAGCACCTGACCGGAGAGCGTGTCGGGGAGATCGAACGCCGCGCCAAGTATCTGTTGCTGCCGGTGGCCGGTGGTCATCTGCTCTGGCATCTGGGTATGTCCGGCAGCCTGCGGCTGGTCGAGGTCGGCACCGAGCCGCGCAAGCATGATCATATCGATCTGGTCATGAGCTCCGGATGGGTGCTTCGTTATCATGATCCACGCCGCTTCGGGCTGGTGGATTTCATCAAGGGTGATCCGCTCAGCGATCGTCGCCTGGCATCGCTTGGCCCTGAGCCGCTGGGAGATGAATTCAGTGGTACTCACCTGTATCAGCGCTCGCGCGGCAAGCGTGTCGCTGTCAAGAATTTCATTATGGATAACGCCACCGTGGTGGGCGTGGGCAATATCTATGCCGCTGAAGCACTGTTCATGGCCGGTATCGACCCGCGCGTTGAAGCCGGCAGGGTGTCGCGCGCGCGCTACCAGCGTCTGGCTGAGGCCATCAGGCAGGTGCTGGCGGCATCGATCGAGCAGGGCGGTACCACGCTGCGTGACTTTGTCAGTGGGCACGGTGAGCCGGGCTACTTCGTGCAGAGGCTCAACGTCTACGGTCGAGGCGGTGAACCGTGTCGCGTCTGCGGCCGCGAACTGCGTTCCATGACCATTGGTCAGCGCGCCAGCGTTTTTTGCCCCCACTGCCAGCGCTAG
- the rpmG gene encoding 50S ribosomal protein L33, with protein MRDKIKLVSSAGTGHFYTTDKNKRNTPDKLEFKKYDPVVRKHVMYREAKIK; from the coding sequence ATGCGTGACAAGATCAAACTGGTTTCAAGCGCGGGTACCGGTCACTTCTATACGACCGACAAGAACAAGCGCAACACTCCTGACAAGCTGGAATTCAAGAAGTACGACCCGGTCGTACGCAAGCATGTCATGTACCGTGAAGCCAAGATCAAGTAA
- the rpmB gene encoding 50S ribosomal protein L28, whose protein sequence is MSQVCQVTGKRPVTGNNVSHSQRKTRRRFVPNLHTHRFWVESEKRFVRLRLSSKGMRIIDKKGIEVVLKDLRANGLSV, encoded by the coding sequence ATGTCACAAGTCTGTCAGGTTACCGGCAAGCGTCCGGTGACTGGTAACAACGTTTCCCACTCTCAGCGCAAGACGCGTCGTCGTTTCGTTCCGAACCTGCACACGCACCGGTTCTGGGTCGAGTCCGAAAAGCGCTTTGTCCGTCTGCGTCTGTCCTCCAAGGGCATGCGCATCATCGACAAGAAAGGCATCGAAGTGGTCCTCAAGGATCTGCGTGCAAATGGCCTGAGCGTCTGA
- the radC gene encoding RadC family protein: MGISHWPEGERPREKLIHLGPQALSDAELLAIFLRVGVKGRSAVDLARDLLSEFDGLRPLLEADRGTFCRAHGLGDAKYVQLQAALELSRRHLETLLMRGDALNSPAMVRRFLSAHLRDLGHEVFAALFLDSQHRVLRFEKLFTGTLDAAAVYPREVARRALALNAGAIIFAHNHPSGVAEPSDADRRITTRLVEALGLFDIRVLDHFVVGDGEVTSFAERGWL, encoded by the coding sequence GTGGGTATCAGTCACTGGCCGGAAGGCGAACGACCGCGGGAGAAGCTGATTCATCTGGGCCCGCAGGCGTTATCGGATGCCGAGCTGCTGGCGATTTTTCTGCGGGTGGGCGTCAAGGGGCGCTCGGCGGTGGATCTGGCGAGGGATCTTTTGAGCGAGTTTGACGGGCTGCGGCCACTGCTGGAGGCCGACCGCGGTACCTTTTGCCGTGCTCATGGGCTGGGTGATGCCAAGTACGTACAGTTGCAGGCCGCGCTTGAACTCTCGCGTCGTCATCTGGAAACGCTGTTGATGCGTGGCGATGCGCTCAATTCACCCGCCATGGTGCGTCGCTTTTTGAGTGCTCATCTGCGTGATCTCGGGCATGAAGTGTTCGCTGCACTCTTTCTGGACAGTCAGCACCGGGTACTGCGCTTTGAAAAGCTGTTTACCGGAACGCTGGACGCCGCTGCCGTCTACCCACGTGAGGTCGCAAGACGTGCGCTGGCGCTCAATGCCGGGGCCATTATCTTCGCGCATAATCATCCCTCCGGGGTTGCCGAGCCCAGTGATGCCGATCGCCGTATCACCACGCGTCTGGTCGAGGCGCTGGGACTTTTTGACATTCGGGTGCTGGATCATTTCGTGGTGGGTGATGGTGAGGTGACTTCCTTTGCCGAGCGGGGCTGGCTTTAG
- a CDS encoding zinc-dependent alcohol dehydrogenase family protein yields the protein MRLYTLPKTGAISDLTLTERDTPRPARGQVLVRMRAASLNYRDLMIVTGRYGRGGVAPDRVPLSDGAGEVVELGEGVTRFDVGDRVAGIFMQNWLGGEVNDSHPGSALGGAVDGVLSEYVLFDQQGLVALPEHLSYEEGATLPCAAVTAWNALYAGKSPLKAGDSVLLLGTGGVSMFGLQFARAAGAHAIQTSSSDDKLARVRELGADDTINYRQTPEWQDEVQRLTDGRGVDYVVEVGGAGTLPRSIDSARLGGQVNLIGVLTGGEINPTAIMRKSVLMRGIFVGSREMFEQMNRAITQHKIKPVIDRTFAFDDARAAFEHLESQQHLGKVVITLD from the coding sequence ATGCGGCTTTATACCCTGCCCAAAACCGGTGCGATCAGCGACCTGACCCTTACCGAGCGCGACACGCCCCGCCCGGCACGAGGCCAGGTACTGGTACGGATGCGCGCGGCGTCATTGAACTATCGCGACCTGATGATCGTGACAGGCCGCTACGGCCGAGGTGGCGTGGCGCCTGATCGTGTGCCGCTCTCCGACGGTGCCGGGGAAGTCGTCGAGCTTGGTGAGGGTGTCACCCGTTTTGACGTCGGCGACCGCGTCGCCGGCATCTTCATGCAGAACTGGCTGGGTGGCGAGGTCAACGACAGCCATCCCGGCTCGGCACTGGGCGGCGCCGTGGATGGCGTGCTCAGCGAATACGTCCTCTTCGATCAACAGGGTCTGGTCGCCCTGCCGGAACATCTCTCATATGAGGAAGGCGCTACCCTGCCCTGCGCCGCCGTCACGGCTTGGAATGCGCTGTATGCCGGAAAATCGCCGCTCAAGGCGGGCGATAGCGTGCTGCTGCTGGGTACCGGCGGCGTCTCGATGTTCGGCCTGCAGTTCGCTCGCGCCGCTGGTGCCCATGCCATCCAGACCTCCTCGAGCGATGACAAGCTTGCTCGTGTGCGTGAACTCGGCGCCGACGACACCATCAACTACCGCCAGACGCCCGAGTGGCAGGACGAGGTTCAGCGCCTTACCGATGGGCGCGGCGTGGATTATGTGGTGGAGGTCGGCGGTGCCGGCACCCTGCCCCGCTCGATCGACTCCGCCCGTCTCGGCGGTCAGGTCAATCTGATCGGCGTTCTGACCGGGGGCGAGATCAACCCGACTGCCATCATGCGAAAGAGCGTCCTGATGCGAGGGATCTTTGTGGGGTCGCGGGAGATGTTCGAACAGATGAATCGCGCCATCACCCAGCACAAAATCAAACCGGTCATCGATCGCACCTTTGCCTTCGATGACGCTCGCGCCGCCTTTGAACACCTCGAAAGCCAGCAGCATCTGGGCAAGGTGGTAATCACCCTCGATTAG
- a CDS encoding 5'-nucleotidase, lipoprotein e(P4) family, producing the protein MPSNPTRPRALLRRHRLAPSLSALALGVALSGCASQDQPVSPSYNNEALNEQLVMATAWMQSAAEYRALSYQAFNVARLRLDQALEGRRPGDRPLAVIVDCDEAVIDNTPFEAWLIGRDERYSSANWNAWVEDAQARALPGAQAFLDYARSRGVEVFYVTNRDERGLAATMKNLKQLDFPWVDKQHMMLRTDTSDKQPRRETVMATHDVALLVGDNLADFDSRYDADEVATRNAQVIQDRAHFGERYIVLPNPTYGGWEAALYEGDYSLSPQEKDQKRRAALRTWSGPEQQVP; encoded by the coding sequence TTGCGTCGTCATCGTCTGGCTCCGAGCCTCTCGGCGCTGGCGCTCGGTGTCGCGCTGAGTGGCTGCGCCAGTCAGGATCAGCCGGTATCGCCGTCTTACAATAACGAGGCGCTCAATGAGCAGCTGGTGATGGCCACGGCCTGGATGCAAAGCGCCGCTGAATACCGGGCGCTTTCCTACCAGGCTTTCAACGTGGCGCGTCTGAGGCTGGATCAGGCGCTTGAGGGTCGTAGACCCGGCGACAGACCGCTGGCGGTCATCGTCGACTGTGACGAGGCCGTCATCGATAACACGCCCTTTGAAGCCTGGCTGATCGGCCGCGATGAGCGTTATTCAAGCGCCAACTGGAATGCCTGGGTCGAAGACGCCCAGGCACGTGCGCTGCCCGGCGCTCAGGCCTTTCTTGATTATGCGCGCTCACGCGGGGTCGAGGTGTTCTACGTGACCAATCGCGATGAGCGCGGCCTGGCAGCCACCATGAAAAACCTGAAACAGCTCGACTTCCCGTGGGTCGATAAGCAGCACATGATGCTGCGTACCGATACCAGCGACAAGCAGCCGCGCCGTGAGACGGTCATGGCCACACATGATGTGGCGCTGCTGGTAGGGGATAATCTGGCCGATTTTGACAGCCGCTACGATGCCGATGAGGTCGCCACGCGTAATGCGCAGGTCATTCAGGATCGCGCGCACTTTGGCGAGCGCTATATCGTGCTGCCCAATCCGACCTATGGCGGCTGGGAGGCGGCACTTTACGAAGGCGACTACTCGCTGTCACCGCAGGAGAAGGACCAGAAACGGCGTGCCGCGCTACGCACCTGGTCCGGGCCGGAGCAGCAGGTGCCATAA